In the Cetobacterium somerae ATCC BAA-474 genome, one interval contains:
- a CDS encoding response regulator transcription factor: protein MKVLVVEDDLEIQALINYYFTKEGYKVTVASDGLEGLKYLKKDKHELIILDLMLPNLDGINFTKIVKEMEDEYGTPYIVMLTAKTEVEDVLKGLEIGADDYMKKPFDPRELLLRGKKLLNQQEKNKKIRNRFLDLEIDEDKHLVTNNGEEVELSKKEYDLLLLLVKNKGIVVSREKILDKVWGSNYYSGDRTVDVYISKLREKIPFLTECIKTVKGVGYRLEEKR, encoded by the coding sequence ATGAAGGTACTAGTAGTTGAAGATGATTTAGAGATACAGGCGTTAATAAACTATTATTTCACAAAAGAGGGTTATAAAGTAACCGTAGCTTCTGATGGATTAGAAGGTTTGAAGTATTTGAAAAAAGATAAACATGAATTAATCATCTTAGATTTAATGCTACCTAATTTAGATGGAATAAATTTTACGAAGATTGTAAAAGAGATGGAAGATGAGTACGGAACTCCTTACATAGTTATGCTAACAGCTAAAACAGAAGTTGAAGATGTGTTAAAAGGGTTAGAAATTGGAGCGGACGATTATATGAAAAAACCATTTGATCCTAGAGAACTTCTCTTAAGAGGAAAAAAACTTCTTAATCAGCAAGAAAAAAATAAAAAAATAAGAAATAGATTTTTAGATTTAGAAATAGATGAAGATAAACATTTAGTTACAAATAACGGTGAAGAAGTAGAATTATCTAAGAAAGAGTATGATTTACTTTTGCTTTTAGTTAAAAATAAAGGAATTGTAGTAAGTAGAGAGAAAATCTTAGATAAAGTTTGGGGAAGTAATTATTATTCAGGTGATCGAACTGTAGATGTGTATATATCTAAATTGAGAGAGAAAATACCATTTTTAACAGAGTGTATAAAAACCGTGAAAGGAGTAGGATACAGAT